The Streptomyces sp. NBC_00236 DNA window GGGGGCGAGCTTGCGGTTGGCACCGTCGAGCTTGTTGAACGCGTCGCGCGGGTCGATGTCCGCGTCCAGCAGCACGAGGTCCTTCGACATGACCTCGGAGAGCTGGGTGAAGCGGTCGACGCCGGTCAGGTCGTGATCGGTGACGACGCCGACGGGGCGCCCGTCACCGTCGACGACGACCCCGGCACCGTGGGCCCGCTTGGGCAGCAGGGACAGCGCGTCGGCGACCGTCTGGCCGGGGGCCAGCACGATGGGGGTGTCGAGCACGAGGTGGCGCGTTTTCACCCAGCTGATGACCTCGGTGACGACCTCGATCGGAATGTCCTGGGGGATGACGACGAGCCCGCCGCGACGGGCGATGGTTTCGGCCATCCGGCGGCCCGCGATGGCCGTCATGTTCGCGACGACGAGCGGGATGGTGGTGCCGGTTCCGTCGGGGGAGGACAGATCGACCCCCTGGCGGGATCCGACCGCCGACCTGCCCGGAACCATGAAGACGTCGTCGTACGTGAGGTCGTACGGGACGGAGGGGGACTCTGTGTATCGACCGGTGCCGGGCTCAAGAAAACGCATAACACTCATTTTTTCATACGAAATGGCGCAGGTCGTTTCCACGAAGACACAGCAAACGACTCCCGCCTTCGTATGTTCCTCCAAGGAACAGGATCGGGAGTCCCGGGCAAGTGGAACCTGCCTTGCCCACAGACCCTACCCGAGGGGTGCCGGAATCATTCGTGATCACCTTCCCTGGACCTGGTGACTCGGGGTCAGGTAGCTTCAAACGCGCAGGTCCCGCGGGTCACCAGGCACCCCGGAGCATCAAGGCGGTGCGGCCACAACTCCCGCCACACGTACGACCGGAGAGGATCACGACCCGCCCGTGGAGAGCGAACTGCCGGACATCTACTGCCCGTTCCCCCAGCGGACGAACCCGCACGTCGGACACGTACGGGAGCATCTCGACAGCTGGACCCGCAACACCGGTCTGGTGCACCGGGATTCAGCCAGGGACCGCTTCGAGCAGGCGGACTTCGGGGCCTTCGTCGGCATGGTCTACCCGACGGCCGACAGCAAGAACCTCGACCTCGTCGCCGACTGGTTCGTCTGGCTGTTCCTCGTCGACGACCAGCTGGACGACGGACACCTGGGCCGGAGCCCTGAGCGTGTACGGGACGTCGTCGCACTGATGCAGTCCGTGGTCGAGGGCACCGGCACGGGCACCCTGGCGAACGAGCGGCTGCCGGCCGCGGTGATCGCCCTCACGGACCTGTGGGAACGCACGACGCCGGCCGCCGCCGCCCACTGGCGGCGGCGCTTCGCCTGGCACCTGATCACCTATCTCACGACGGCCACCACCTGGGAGGCGGGGAACCGGGCGGACGGCGTGGTCCCGGCCGAGGCGACGTACATAGAAAAGCGCCGCCACACGGGCGCGATACACGTCTGCATGGACCTGATAGAGATCGTTGCCGGTATCGAGGCCCCCGAGTCGATCCACAACGACCCGCGCTTCATCACCGCGCTCGAAGCCTCGTGCAACGTCGTGTGCTGGGCCAACGACGTGTATTCGTACGAGAAGGAACAGGTTCTCGGGGAGATCCACAACCTCGTGCACCTCGTCCGGCACCACCGCGGTTTCGGCAAGCGGCAGGCACTGGAACACGTCTGCGCGGAGATCGCCACGGAGACCGAGCGCTTCCTGACCGCGGAGGCCGAGCTGCTGGCCGCCCACCCGCAGCTCGCCTGGATGCTGGAGCCGTATCTGGACGGGATGCGGAGCTGGATGCGCGGGAACCTCGACTGGTCCCGGCAGACACCGCGCTACAACCCGGCCGACGTCAGCCAGTACAAGGAGCCGGAGCAGTATCTGGAGGCGACGGTGCTGGGCGTCGGGCAGGACTGACCCCGGACACGGCGGAACACAGCGGGAGGGGCGGGCGGTGTCATCACCGCTCGCCCCTCCCGCTGTGTTCCGGGCTCACTCCCCGTCGGGGTCGGCCCGCTCCAGCGCGGGCCGGCGCGGCGCGGCCGAGTCCGTCAGCAGGTAGTCGGCCGCCGCGGTGTCGGTCACCAGGCTGGTGACGAGACCGGACCGCAGTACCGCCCCGATCGCCGCGGCCTTGCGCTGGCCGCCCGCGATCGCCACCACCTCGGGGATCCTGCGCAGCCGGTCCGCCTCGACCGTGATGCAGCGCTCACCGAGGTCGCGGCCGACCCGGCGCCCGTCCGAGTCGAAGAGGTGCGCCGACATCTCGGCGGCGACGCCGAGCGAGGCGTAGTGCTCGCGTTCCTCGTCGGAGAGCATGTCGTGGACCGTGGAGATCCCGGGCTCCCAGGAACCGATGGAGACAGCCGCGACCGTCACCTTGTCGAAGTACTCGAAGGCGCGCGCGATGCCCGTCTGGTGGCGCAGCGCGGCAGCCGTCGCCGGGTCCGGCAGCAGCATCGGCGCGTAGATGGGGTGGGCCTCGCCGCCGGACACCTGGGCGGCCCGCCGCACCGCCTCGACCGAGCCGCGCTCGGCCGTCCCCGCGTCGTACACCCCGGTGAGCTGCACGACCGTGCACGGCGGCAGCTGGTCCAGGGCCGCCGCCATGTGGATGGTGGACCGCCCCCAGGCGAGCCCGAGGACATCGCCCTCGTTCACCAGTTCGCCGAGCAGGTCGGCCGCGACCTCGCCCAGGTTCTCCGGGTCGGCGGCGTCGTCCTGCTCCTCCGCCGGGGACTCGACCACGACCGCGTGGCGCAGCCCGTAGCGGGCGCGGAGCGCGTCGGAGCGCTCTGCGTCCAGCTCCGCGGGGACCCGGATCTCGATCCGTACGAGGTCACGTTCCAGGGCCGTCTCCAGGACCCGGGCCACCTTGAAGCGGCTGACGCCGAACTCCTCGGCGATCTGGATCTTGGATTTGCCCTCGAGGTAGAAGCGGCGGGCCATGGCCGCCGCCTGCACCAGCTCCGCGGGCCCCATCCGCAGGGCGGACCGGCCCGCCGACATTGCAGACACCGCGTTCTCCTCACTGCTGTTCACGCTCTCGATACGCCGTTCATCCTGTCAGATACGGCGACCCTTGATCGGTCCCGTCGGACCGCGTTCATCTGCACTTGGCCCGGCCGACGTGCGATCGGGGGCCGGAGGGGGTGCCTGCGCCGTCATCGGCGTCAGTGGCCGCACGCCCACCCCGCCGAGGCGATGGCCCCCTCGGCCTTGGCGCGCAGGGCCCGGACGGCATCGGCCGGGTCCTTGGCCCCGTACACGGCCGAACCCGCGACGAAGACGTCCGCCCCGGCCTCCGCACACCGCTCGATCGTGGACTCGGAGACGCCGCCGTCGACCTGGAGCCAGAGTTCGAGTCCGTGCCTGGAGATCAGCTCACGGGTGCGGCGGATCTTCGGCAGCATGATGTCGAGGAAGGACTGGCCCCCGAAGCCCGGCTCCACCGTCATGATCAGCAGCATGTCGAGCTCGGGGAGCAGGTCCTCGTACGGCTCGATGGGCGTCGCCGGCTTGAGCGCCATGGACGCGCGGGCGCCCTTGGCCCGGATCTCCCGCGCGAGCCGGACGGGGGCCGCGGCAGCCTCCGCGTGGAAGGTGACGGAACCCGCCCCCGCCTCGACGTACTGGGGTGCCCAGCGGTCCGCGTCCTCGATCATCAGATGGCAGTCCAGCGGTGTGCTGGTGGCCCTGCTGAGCGATTCCACGATCGGAACGCCGAGCGTCAGATTGGGCACGAAGTGGTTGTCCATGACATCGACATGGAGCCAGTCGGCACCTTCGACGGCCTGCGCCTCCTCGGCGAGACGTGCGAAGTCGGCGGAGAGAATACTGGGGTTGATCTGGGCCATGGGGCCAAGCCTGCCATGCTCCGGGGCACTTCCCCGCTTCGGTGCGCTCCAAAGCCTCACGGGATCATTACAGTTCGCGCATTCCCGGCCTTTTCGCCCCCTGCCTGCCCCCTCCGCGGTGATCAGCCGGTGCGCCGCAGGAGGGCCAGGTACATCGCGTCCGTGCCGTGCAGATGAGGCCAGAGCTGGACATCGGGTCCGTCGCCCAGGGCGGGCACTCCGGGCATCAGCGGGCGGGCGTCCACCCACTCGGCCTCGACGGGTGCGCCGCCGCGCCCCTTGAGTACGTCCTCGACGACCACCCGGGTCTCCGCGAGGTGCGGCGAGCACGTCGCGTAGCCGACCACGCCGCCGATCCTGACGGCCTTCAGCGCCTCGCGCAGCAGACCGCGCTGGAGCGGCGCGAAGCTCTCCAGATCCTCCTTGCGACGGCGCCAGCGGGCCTCCGGGCGGCGGCGCAGCGCGCCGAGGCCCGAGCACGGGACGTCCATCAGGATCCGGTCGAAGGTGTCGGGCAGCCACGGCGGCCGGGTGCCGTCGGCGGTGATCACCTGGTACGGGCCGGGGTTGCCGGCCAGCGAGCGCTCGACGAGGCGGGCCCGGTGCGGCTGCTTCTCGGCGGCGAGCAGGGCGGCGCCCCGGCCGGCGGCCAGGGCTGCCAGCAGTGCGGCCTTGCCGCCGGGGCCGGCGCAGCCGTCGAGCCAGCGTGTGTCGCTGCCCTCCAGCGGGGCGTTGGCCAGAGCGGCGGCGACGAGCTGACTGCCCTCGTCCTGTACGCCGGCCCGGCCGTCCTGCACGGCGGTCAGGGCGCCGGGCTCGCCGCCCTCGGCCATCCGCACGGCATAGGGGGACCAGCGGCCCGGGAGGCCGTTCTCCTCGCCGAGTGCGTCGAGGAGCTCATCGGTCGTGGAGCGTCCGGGGCGGGCGACCAGGGTGACCTCGGGCCGCTCGTTGTCGGCTTCGAGGAGGTCCTCGATGCCCGCGCGGCCGCCGCCCAGCGCGTCCCAGAGGGCCGAGACGACCCAGCGCGGATGCGAGTGCACGATCGCCAGGTGGTCCTCGGCGTCGTCCTCGTAGGAGGGGGCGACCCGCTCCACCCAGCCGTCGAGGTCGTCCGCCGACACCTTGCGCAGGACGGCGTTGACGAACTTGGCACGTCCTTCGCCGAGCACCACCCGGGCCAGCTCCACACTGGCGGAGACCGCCGCGTGCGTCGGGATGCGGGTACCGAGCAGCTGGTGCACGCCCATGTTCAGGACGTCCAGGACCGGCGGGTCGACCTCGACGAGCGGCCGGTCGATGCAGGCGGCGACGATCGCGTCGTACGTGCCCTGGCGGCGCAGCGTCCCGTAGACC harbors:
- a CDS encoding terpene synthase family protein, with the translated sequence MESELPDIYCPFPQRTNPHVGHVREHLDSWTRNTGLVHRDSARDRFEQADFGAFVGMVYPTADSKNLDLVADWFVWLFLVDDQLDDGHLGRSPERVRDVVALMQSVVEGTGTGTLANERLPAAVIALTDLWERTTPAAAAHWRRRFAWHLITYLTTATTWEAGNRADGVVPAEATYIEKRRHTGAIHVCMDLIEIVAGIEAPESIHNDPRFITALEASCNVVCWANDVYSYEKEQVLGEIHNLVHLVRHHRGFGKRQALEHVCAEIATETERFLTAEAELLAAHPQLAWMLEPYLDGMRSWMRGNLDWSRQTPRYNPADVSQYKEPEQYLEATVLGVGQD
- a CDS encoding RsmB/NOP family class I SAM-dependent RNA methyltransferase, coding for MNDQPRRRPAKPHRRPQKDPVRFLAFEALRAVDERDAYANLVLPPLLKKARAKGDFDSRDAALATELVYGTLRRQGTYDAIVAACIDRPLVEVDPPVLDVLNMGVHQLLGTRIPTHAAVSASVELARVVLGEGRAKFVNAVLRKVSADDLDGWVERVAPSYEDDAEDHLAIVHSHPRWVVSALWDALGGGRAGIEDLLEADNERPEVTLVARPGRSTTDELLDALGEENGLPGRWSPYAVRMAEGGEPGALTAVQDGRAGVQDEGSQLVAAALANAPLEGSDTRWLDGCAGPGGKAALLAALAAGRGAALLAAEKQPHRARLVERSLAGNPGPYQVITADGTRPPWLPDTFDRILMDVPCSGLGALRRRPEARWRRRKEDLESFAPLQRGLLREALKAVRIGGVVGYATCSPHLAETRVVVEDVLKGRGGAPVEAEWVDARPLMPGVPALGDGPDVQLWPHLHGTDAMYLALLRRTG
- a CDS encoding sugar-binding transcriptional regulator translates to MSAGRSALRMGPAELVQAAAMARRFYLEGKSKIQIAEEFGVSRFKVARVLETALERDLVRIEIRVPAELDAERSDALRARYGLRHAVVVESPAEEQDDAADPENLGEVAADLLGELVNEGDVLGLAWGRSTIHMAAALDQLPPCTVVQLTGVYDAGTAERGSVEAVRRAAQVSGGEAHPIYAPMLLPDPATAAALRHQTGIARAFEYFDKVTVAAVSIGSWEPGISTVHDMLSDEEREHYASLGVAAEMSAHLFDSDGRRVGRDLGERCITVEADRLRRIPEVVAIAGGQRKAAAIGAVLRSGLVTSLVTDTAAADYLLTDSAAPRRPALERADPDGE
- the rpe gene encoding ribulose-phosphate 3-epimerase — protein: MAQINPSILSADFARLAEEAQAVEGADWLHVDVMDNHFVPNLTLGVPIVESLSRATSTPLDCHLMIEDADRWAPQYVEAGAGSVTFHAEAAAAPVRLAREIRAKGARASMALKPATPIEPYEDLLPELDMLLIMTVEPGFGGQSFLDIMLPKIRRTRELISRHGLELWLQVDGGVSESTIERCAEAGADVFVAGSAVYGAKDPADAVRALRAKAEGAIASAGWACGH